A window from Cryptomeria japonica chromosome 1, Sugi_1.0, whole genome shotgun sequence encodes these proteins:
- the LOC131035348 gene encoding exocyst complex component EXO70H1-like, translated as MEEKLAAAEILISKWDTNTTGKMLFQSNAEEVRVYMDTVENLQRHLECLSAGGTNVAQLIRAQGLMKLSMARLQNEFHKILLCNSEPIDPDRESSAWSSSRSSTEDSIATDSDDDRSSYSISNCSSADRICEFSMVPSEAVVDLRTIAQGMAKSGYTRECVRIFALTRKSVVDESFYNLGVEIVRLKDVRKMQWKLLDDKIKKWIYAAKISIRILFAQEKRLCADVFEGLDKMRDSSFAEIAKERTESLLAFAEAVATTSRAPERMFRVLDLYEVLTDLMPDIEDTYFQETCRSVHEHAKRILVQLGEAARGILMEFEKAVEKEKSKVPIPGGTVHPLTRYVMNYLCFLSDYKEPLVNIITNPPGEIPKTPPYNKLNDPSGPLSVHLGWTIFLLLTKLDKTSDLYKDVALSYLFLMNNVHYIEQKLNGSELKSILGKGWVRKLSNNVREYAVKYERAAWMKVFSSVTDEEVTANGGVSSVEGLKEKLKEFNSEMEEVKRRHIEWVVADISLREKLRVSITEKLIPSYSSFLRRFRSRFESDTKYIKYAPEEVHDFVLHVFEGNPLTVSSKRSR; from the coding sequence ATGGAAGAAAAGTTAGCCGCAGCAGAGATATTGATTTCCAAATGGGACACAAATACAACAGGCAAAATGCTCTTTCAGAGCAATGCAGAAGAAGTCCGTGTGTACATGGACACTGTCGAAAATCTCCAGCGCCACCTGGAATGTTTGTCCGCCGGCGGCACGAACGTCGCCCAACTCATCCGCGCGCAAGGACTGATGAAATTATCGATGGCCCGTCTGCAGAACGAGTTTCACAAGATTTTGTTATGTAACAGTGAACCCATCGATCCGGATCGGGAGTCATCCGCCTGGTCTTCCTCCCGTTCGAGCACAGAGGACAGCATCGCTACTGACAGCGACGATGATCGCAGCAGCTACTCCATCTCCAACTGTTCGTCAGCAGACCGAATATGCGAGTTCAGCATGGTTCCGTCGGAGGCCGTGGTGGATCTGCGGACTATAGCGCAGGGTATGGCGAAGAGTGGGTATACGAGGGAGTGTGTTCGAATCTTCGCTCTCACTAGAAAGTCTGTGGTGGATGAGAGTTTTTACAATCTGGGCGTGGAGATAGTGAGGTTGAAAGATGTTCGGAAAATGCAGTGGAAACTCCTGGATGACAAGATCAAGAAATGGATATATGCCGCCAAAATTAGCATCAGAATCCTGTTTGCACAGGAGAAGCGGCTATGCGCCGATGTGTTCGAGGGACTTGATAAGATGAGAGATTCTTCTTTTGCCGAAATCGCCAAGGAGCGCACAGAGAGTCTTCTCGCCTTCGCAGAGGCTGTGGCCACCACGAGTCGGGCGCCTGAAAGAATGTTCCGGGTGCTCGACCTCTACGAAGTGCTCACCGATCTTATGCCCGACATAGAAGATACATATTTTCAAGAAACCTGCCGAAGCGTGCACGAGCATGCCAAGAGGATCCTGGTGCAACTAGGTGAGGCGGCCCGGgggattttgatggaatttgagaAGGCagttgagaaggagaaatctaaggttCCCATTCCGGGCGGCACTGTTCATCCTCTCACCAGATACGTTATGAATTACCTCTGCTTTCTCTCCGATTACAAGGAACCTTTAGTAAACATAATCACAAATCCACCTGGGGAGATACCAAAAACCCCACCCTACAATAAGCTGAATGATCCCTCTGGCCCGCTGTCTGTCCATCTCGGATGGACCATCTTCCTTCTGCTCACCAAGCTCGACAAAACTTCTGATCTGTACAAAGACGTGGCTCTGTCTTACCTCTTTCTCATGAACAATGTTCACTACATAGAACAGAAATTGAATGGCTCCGAGCTCAAAAGTATACTGGGGAAGGGGTGGGTGAGAAAACTGTCGAATAATGTTAGGGAGTACGCGGTGAAATATGAGAGGGCAGCGTGGATGAAAGTTTTTTCGAGTGTAACAGACGAGGAAGTTACTGCGAACGGCGGAGTATCTTCTGTGGAGGGTTTGAAAGAGAAATTAAAGGAGTTCAATTCAGAGATGGAAGAGGTGAAGAGAAGGCATATTGAATGGGTGGTGGCTGACATCAGCCTGCGAGAAAAGTTAAGAGTTTCAATTACTGAGAAATTGATACCGTCCTACAGTTCTTTTCTTCGCAGATTCAGAAGTCGGTTTGAAAgcgatacaaagtatatcaaatacgCACCAGAGGAGGTCCATGATTTTGTGTTGCATGTGTTTGAAGGCAACCCCTTAACCGTGAGCTCCAAGAGATCCCGATGA